From the genome of Eucalyptus grandis isolate ANBG69807.140 chromosome 2, ASM1654582v1, whole genome shotgun sequence, one region includes:
- the LOC104423286 gene encoding putative disease resistance protein At3g14460, whose protein sequence is MAIGEILLSAFLQVLFEKLASLGLDHAQREGAPPFSGISIDLFHKWKKMLVIINAVLSDAEDKQLTNKGPVKLWLDDVRDLAYDMEDLLDEFAIEATQAKSKAESSTSGGLVKWKFPFISQHKSSTSNPNPHSLMSEIEVQNISNRLEEIVTMKTHLNLIESVVHRSDHTDKRLPSSSLPEPQFFGREKEGAEILKLLIGEAENVNTTLSIVPIVGMGGIGKTALAQRLYNDVKVSSCFEKRAWVCVSDVFNVLDITKTILRSITEVSNEGEDLNRLQVKLKDSLSGKKFLVVLDDVWNENYEQWTALLKPFEAGAKGSKIIITTRNYTVVSITGALSYPLKELSLDNCTSLLAFHALKTTSFERHPDLETIGKNIAEKCKGSPLAAKILGGLLRDRGNPDQWEAILNNKMWDLPMGENDEVFRVLKLSYVHLPSYLKRCFVYCAIFPKDYEIKRDELVHLWIAEGFFDGGRSKDNILKWGRAHFDELVSRSFLQQSSVNATKFSMHDLLNDLAKSIAGGTCFNSESQLAYDEDDASPGKVRYASFTSLPYVSSKCIGAYYQMKVLRSLIFLYDRGDDQFHISNKVLHDLLTKLKYLRGFSLSHCSIIEVPDCVGDLKYLRYLNFSYTDIKRLPESIGSLCKLQALILKGCQELSLLPQGITKLVNLQFLDIRDTRSLKEMPFNISNLKNLMILSKFVVGSNKGSQLKELKNLPYLQGELFISELQKVEEVRDAVDANLIGKRGLSNLFLHWGENFGNMRNEKHEALVLHSLRPHTNLEHLSISYYGGARFPSWLEGPSYSKIVSLCLRDCPNVTSLPPLGQLPSLRELSLEGLHAISKIGPEFYGGKKPFSSLTTLKLEEMLAWKDWSHCVGGQEEDVPFSCLQHLVVRGCLSLVKTLPGQLDLLKKLEIHSSPHLNSSTNVVCLPSLCELSLKDCNKEILKILVNLTSLTILNIKNLAELICLDHGFTSYLVKLKELYIRQCDKLEHLWQNGNEMQNLACLQSVVIDSCPQFTSFVAGDGEMELSYNLEKMELRNCTSLQKLPSKMYTLRVLKIENCPKIMGLIISQDDPSNNNLISQLEFLKISECDSLISFSFAKGRLTSLIIEKCEGVESLKEIITESLDYLFIERCENLVSLPRCLHTLSHLTYLTLWGCPALEIEDFPPLPITLVTLVLWSLPKMKSLPKEWHHLTSLRWLYISGCENIRCLPEGGLPPNLRDFSIWECKNMKQPLREWGLPMLTSLERLLMEGNSMGGEGDKVRFPSEGDDEYAWSLLFPSSLTQLHLRDMRNVESLSSGLRNHLSSLQHLWIVDCPKLRYLPKDGLPPSLQELYIYRCENLRYLPEDGLPPSLQRLWIDGCENLKDRCSKHTGDYWPLIQEIPCIYIDGDRIQ, encoded by the coding sequence ATGGCCATTGGGGAGATCCTTTTGAGTGCCTTCCTTCAAGTCCTATTCGAGAAGTTGGCTTCTCTGGGATTGGACCATGCACAAAGGGAAGGAGCACCGCCCTTCTCTGGAATTAGCATTGACCTGTTTCATAAGTGGAAGAAGATGCTGGTTATAATCAATGCAGTGTTGAGTGATGCAGAGGACAAGCAATTGACCAATAAAGGCCCAGTGAAGCTATGGCTAGATGATGTTAGGGACTTGGCCTATGACATGGAAGACTTGCTTGATGAGTTTGCCATTGAAGCCACCCAAGCCAAGTCAAAGGCAGAATCCAGCACAAGCGGAGGTCTGGTGAAATGGAAGTTCCCTTTCATTAGCCAACATAAATCCTCCACATCAAATCCAAACCCGCATTCACTCATGTCTGAAATTGAGGTACAAAATATATCTAATAGATTGGAAGAGATTGTCACCATGAAAACTCATCTAAACTTGATAGAGAGTGTTGTGCATAGATCTGACCACACCGACAAAAGGCTCCCCAGTAGTTCTTTGCCAGAGCCTCAATTTTTTGGCAGGGAGAAGGAAGGAGCAGAAATACTTAAACTATTGATTGGTGAAGCCGAAAATGTCAATACCACGCTAAGTATAGTCCCCATAGTAGGGATGGGCGGTATTGGAAAGACGGCATTGGCTCAACGATTGTACAATGATGTCAAAGTGAGTAGCTGCTTCGAGAAGAGAGCATGGGTTTGTGTTTCAGATGTTTTTAATGTTCTCGACATAACTAAGACTATTTTGCGGTCTATCACTGAGGTGTCTAATGAGGGTGAAGATCTTAACAGGCTTCAAGTTAAGTTGAAGGATAGTCTATCAGGGAAAaagtttcttgtggttttaGATGATGTTTGGAATGAAAACTACGAACAATGGACCGCCCTCTTGAAGCCATTTGAAGCTGGGGCTAAAGGAAGTAAGATCATCATAACGACTCGCAACTATACCGTTGTTTCCATAACAGGAGCTTTGTCATATCCTTTGAAGGAGTTGTCCCTTGATAATTGTACAAGCTTATTAGCATTCCATGCTCTTAAAACGACAAGTTTTGAGAGGCACCCAGATCTTGAAACAATAGGCAAGAATATAGCCGAAAAATGTAAAGGTTCACCTTTGGCGGCAAAGATATTGGGAGGTCTTCTACGTGATAGAGGGAATCCTGATCAATGGGAAGCTAtcttaaacaacaaaatgtggGATCTTCCAATGGGAGAAAATGATGAGGTTTTTCgagttttgaaattgagttatGTCCATCTTCCTTCATATTTGAAGAGATGTTTTGTTTATTGTGCAATATTTCCCAAGGATTATGAAATTAAGAGGGATGAGCTGGTGCACTTATGGATAGCAGAGGGTTTTTTTGATGGAGGAAGATCAAAGGATAATATCTTGAAATGGGGACGAGCTCACTTCGATGAGTTAGTATCTAGATcgtttcttcaacaatcaagtgTCAACGCGACTaagttttcaatgcatgatcttTTGAATGATCTAGCAAAGTCAATTGCGGGTGGGACATGCTTTAACTCTGAGTCTCAGCTGGCatatgatgaagatgatgcatCTCCCGGGAAAGTTCGTTATGCATCATTCACCTCGTTGCCATATGTTTCATCAAAATGCATAGGAGCATATTATCAAATGAAGGTACTAAGAAGTTTAATATTCTTGTATGATCGTGGGGATGACCAATTCCACATTTCCAACAAAGTGCTACATGACTTGCTAACAAAATTGAAGTACTTAAGGGGGTTCTCCTTAAGTCATTGTTCCATCATAGAGGTTCCGGATTGTGTTGGTGATTTAAAATATCTTCGCTATCTCAATTTCTCGTACACAGATATAAAAAGGCTACCTGAGTCAATCGGCAGCTTGTGCAAATTACAAGCTTTGATCTTAAAAGGTTGTCAAGAGCTTTCTTTGTTGCCTCAGGGAATCACAAAATTGGTCAACTTACAATTTCTTGATATTAGAGACACAAGGAGTCTAAAGGAGATGCCATTCAATATCAGTAATTTGAAGAATCTTATGATTTTGTCCAAGTTTGTGGTAGGATCAAACAAAGGGTCACAGTTAAAGGAGTTAAAGAACTTGCCATACCTTCAAGGAGAATTGTTCATATCAGAATTGCAAAAGGTGGAAGAAGTCAGAGATGCAGTCGATGCTAATTTAATTGGAAAGAGAGGCCTTAGCAACTTATTCTTGCATTGGggtgaaaattttggaaatatGCGGAATGAGAAGCACGAAGCACTGGTGCTTCACTCTTTGCGACCTCACACTAATCTTGAACATCTCTCTATCTCGTACTATGGTGGTGCAAGATTCCCCTCATGGTTAGAAGGTCCATCTTATTCTAAGATAGTTTCGTTATGCTTACGGGACTGTCCTAATGTCACATCGCTTCCACCACTTGGACAACTACCTTCACTTAGAGAATTATCTCTTGAAGGTCTACATGCAATAAGCAAGATAGGTCCTGAATTTTACGGAGGCAAAAAGCCTTTTTCATCATTAACAACTTTGAAGTTGGAAGAGATGTTGGCATGGAAGGATTGGTCCCACTGTGTTGGGGGTCAAGAAGAAGATGTCCCATTCTCTTGTCTTCAGCATCTAGTTGTCCGGGGATGTCTTTCATTGGTCAAGACATTGCCTGGTCAACTTGATCTTCTCAAGAAGCtagaaattcattcaagccCACATTTGAATAGCTCAACCAATGTGGTTTGCCTCCCATCTCTCTGTGAGTTATCCCTTAAGGATTGTAACAAGGAGATCTTAAAAATCTTGGTCAACCTAACCTCTTTGACCATTCTCAACATTAAGAATCTTGCAGAGCTTATTTGCCTTGATCATGGGTTTACGAGTTACTTGGTTAAGCTAAAGGAGCTTTATATAAGACAATGTGACAAGCTAGAACACTTGTGGCAAAATGGAAATGAGATGCAAAATCTTGCTTGCCTTCAGAGTGTAGTCATTGATAGTTGTCCTCAATTCACATCTTTTGTGGCTGGAGACGGAGAAATGGAGCTATCCTACAACCTTGAAAAGATGGAATTGAGAAATTGCACAAGTTTACAAAAGCTTCCAAGTAAGATGTACACATTAagagttttgaaaattgagaattgtccaaaaatcatgggACTAATAATTTCTCAAGATGACCCCAGTAACAATAACTTGAtatctcaacttgaatttcttaaaataagtGAATGTGATTCTTtgatatcattttcatttgccaaGGGTAGACTTACTTCTCTTATTATTGAGAAGTGTGAGGGGGTGGAGTCCCTCAAAGAGATCATAACAGAATCGCTGGATTATTTGTTTATAGAGAGATGCGAGAATTTGGTGAGTCTACCACGATGTCTTCACACGCTCTCCCATCTCACTTATTTGACACTATGGGGGTGTCCAGCATTGGAGATAGAGGACTTCCCTCCCCTTCCCATCACCCTGGTGACACTTGTTCTTTGGTCGCTTCCTAAGATGAAGTCTCTACCAAAGGAGTGGCATCATCTTACGTCCCTCCGCTGGCTATATATTTCGGGCTGTGAAAATATCAGATGCTTGCCCGAAGGAGGTTTGCCTCCCAATTTGCGGGATTTTTCAATTTGGGAGTGCAAGAATATGAAGCAACCGCTGAGAGAATGGGGCTTACCCATGCTCACATCCCTCGAGCGTCTGCTAATGGAGGGAAACAGcatgggaggggagggagacaAGGTGCGGTTTCCTTCGGAGGGAGACGACGAGTATGCCTGgagtcttctctttccttcctctctaacCCAACTTCACTTGAGAGATATGAGGAATGTGGAAAGTCTATCAAGCGGTCTTCGcaaccatctctcctctctccaacATTTATGGATTGTAGATTGCCCGAAGTTGAGGTACTTGCCAAAggatggcctccctccctccctccaagaattgtatatatatagatgCGAGAATCTGAGGtacttgccagaggatggcctccctccctccctccaacgATTGTGGATAGACGGATGTGAGAATCTGAAAGATCGATGCTCAAAACACACCGGCgactattggcccctcatccaagAGATCCCTTGCATCTACATTGATGGCGATCGGATCCAATAA